Proteins found in one Lycium ferocissimum isolate CSIRO_LF1 chromosome 6, AGI_CSIRO_Lferr_CH_V1, whole genome shotgun sequence genomic segment:
- the LOC132059437 gene encoding leucine-rich repeat receptor-like serine/threonine-protein kinase BAM3 encodes MAASGKSPFFFTYILVVFLVSPHVITSSQSHNLFLSRQAKILISWKQAFVASVPSTLSSWNMSSYMYVCSWTGITCDNTKSVTSIDISNLNISGSLSPNIHDLTRLQILNISNNLFGGNLSLEFPRFKALQVLDAYNNNFSGPLPLGAAQLVQLKHLDFGGNYFSGKIPLSYGSFDRLEFLSLAGNDLRGPIPRDLGNLTNLRWLQLGYFNQFDEGIPPELGKLVNLVHLDLSSCNLKGPIPAELGNLNMLDTLFLQKNQLTGAIPPELGNLTRLKSLDISVNELTGEIPIDFSGLKELTLLNLFINNFHSEIPQCIAELPKLEMLNLWRNNFTGSIPSKLGINGKLVEIDLSSNRLTGLIPKSLCLGRNLKILILLDNFLFGPLPDDFGQCHSLSRVRMGQNYLSGSIPTGFLYLPELSLVELQNNYISGQLSNEKSSASSKLEGLNLSNNRLSGTLPSAIGNFSGLKNLLLTGNGFSGDIPSDIGRLKSILKLDLSRNNFSGRIPPQIGNCLSLTYLDLSQNLLSGPIPVQISQIHILNYINISWNHFNKNLPEEIGSMKSLTSADFSHNNLSGSIPETGQYLFFNSTSFIGNPYLCGSYLTPCNITSNSPSKLGYGSDNKTKVPTKYKFIFAFGLLVCSLIFVVLAIIKTRKGSKNSNLWKLTAFQKLEFRSEDVLQCLKENNIIGRGGAGTVYRGTMPNGDHVAVKKLGISKGSHDNGLSAEVKTLGKIRHRYIVRLLAFCSNKEINLLIYEYMLNGSLGEVLHGKNSGHLQWDTRLNIAIEAAKGLSYLHHDCSPMIIHRDVKSNNILLNSEFEAHVADFGLAKFFHNNGTSECMSAIAGSYGYIAPEYAYTLNIDEKSDVYSFGVVLLELITGRRPVGNFGEEGLDIVQWVKRETNWSKEGVVKILDERLKNVAIGEAMQVFFVAMLCVEEYSVERPTMREVVQMLSQAKQPNTFQIQ; translated from the exons ATGGCTGCTTCTGGCAAAAGTCCCTTCTTTTTCACTTATATCCTCGTCGTGTTCCTCGTTTCTCCTCATGTCATCACTTCATCTCAATCCCATAATCTGTTTCTGAGTCGACAGGCCAAGATTCTAATTTCTTGGAAACAAGCATTTGTAGCCTCTGTTCCTAGTACTCTGTCTAGTTGGAACATGTCGAGTTATATGTACGTCTGCTCTTGGACCGGCATCACTTGTGACAACACCAAATCAGTAACCTCCATTGATATATCCAATCTAAACATCTCTGGCTCTCTCTCACCTAATATTCACGACCTTACTAGACTTCAAATCCTgaatatttccaacaacttgTTTGGTGGAAACTTGAGCTTGGAGTTTCCGAGGTTTAAGGCCCTTCAAGTGCTGGATGCTTATAACAACAATTTCTCTGGCCCACTCCCCTTGGGGGCCGCTCAACTTGTGCAGCTGAAACATTTGGATTTCGGGGGCAACTACTTTTCGGGGAAAATTCCTTTGAGCTACGGTAGTTTTGATCGACTTGAGTTCCTGTCTCTTGCAGGAAATGACTTGCGAGGTCCTATACCTCGTGACCTGGGCAACCTTACAAACCTCAGGTGGCTGCAACTGGGTTATTTCAATCAGTTTGATGAGGGGATTCCACCAGAGTTAGGAAAACTGGTCAATTTGGTTCATTTGGATCTTTCCAGCTGCAACTTGAAGGGTCCGATTCCAGCAGAATTGGGCAATCTTAATATGTTAGACACTCTCTTCTTGCAAAAAAATCAACTTACTGGGGCGATTCCTCCTGAGCTAGGAAACTTGACAAGATTGAAATCTCTTGATATCTCCGTCAATGAACTCACAGGAGAGATCCCAATTGACTTCTCAGGACTAAAGGAGCTCACCTTGTTGAACCTTTTCATCAACAATTTTCACAGTGAGATTCCCCAATGCATAGCGGAGCTGCCAAAGTTGGAAATGTTGAATCTTTGGAGGAATAATTTCACTGGATCCATACCTTCGAAGCTTGGGATAAATGGTAAACTGGTTGAGATTGATCTTTCCAGTAATAGACTCACTGGCCTGATACCAAAATCTCTGTGCTTAGGGAGGAATTTGAAGATCTTGATTCTGCTCgataattttctttttggacCTTTACCTGATGATTTTGGGCAGTGTCATAGCTTGTCCAGAGTCAGAATGGGACAGAATTACTTAAGTGGATCAATACCAACAGGGTTTCTTTATTTGCCAGAGTTGTCACTGGTAGAACTGCAGAACAACTATATCAGTGGACAACTCTCAAACGAAAAAAGCTCAGCATCTTCCAAACTTGAAGGGCTGAACCTGTCAAACAATCGCTTGTCTGGTACACTTCCCAGTGCTATCGGAAACTTTTCAGGGCTGAAGAATCTTCTATTAACAGGAAATGGTTTCTCGGGTGATATTCCTTCTGATATAGGCAGACTGAAAAGCATCTTAAAGCTGGACCTGAGTAGGAACAACTTCTCTGGTAGAATCCCTCCTCAGATTGGTAACTGTCTTTCACTCACTTACTTGGATTTGAGCCAAAATCTACTTTCTGGTCCTATCCCAGTTCAGATTTCTCAAATTCACATCCTAAATTACATCAATATTTCCTGGAATCACTTCAACAAGAATCTTCCCGAGGAGATTGGCTCAATGAAGAGCTTAACTTCTGCAGATTTTTCCCACAACAACTTATCTGGATCAATACCTGAAACAGGTCAATATCTATTTTTCAACTCAACATCTTTCATTGGCAACCCTTATCTTTGCGGATCCTACTTGACTCCTTGCAACATTACATCCAACTCACCATCAAAACTTGGTTATGGAAGTGACAACAAAACTAAGGTTCCAACAAAATACAAGTTTATATTTGCATTTGGGCTCTTAGTCTGCTCCCTCATTTTTGTTGTCCTAGcaataatcaagacaagaaagGGGAGTAAGAATTCAAATTTGTGGAAGCTGACAGCATTTCAAAAGCTTGAATTCAGAAGTGAAGACGTCTTGCAGTGCTTGAAAGAGAACAACATCATAGGGAGAGGTGGAGCAGGGACAGTGTATAGGGGAACTATGCCTAATGGTGATCATGTGGCAGTGAAGAAGTTGGGAATAAGCAAAGGCTCACATGATAATGGCCTATCTGCTGAAGTTAAAACATTAGGAAAGATCAGGCATAGGTACATTGTGAGACTGCTTGCATTTTGTTCAAACAAGGAAATCAATTTGCTTATTTACGAGTATATGCTAAATGGAAGCTTAGGTGAAGTGCTTCATGGGAAAAACAGCGGACATCTCCAGTGGGATACCAGGCTAAACATAGCCATAGAAGCTGCCAAGGGCCTTTCTTATTTGCACCATGATTGCTCCCCCATGATAATCCACCGCGATGTCAAGTCCAACAATATATTGTTGAATTCTGAATTTGAAGCTCATGTTGCAGATTTTGGATTGGCCAAGTTTTTTCATAATAACGGTACCTCTGAGTGCATGTCCGCAATTGCAGGCTCTTATGGCTACATCGCTCCAG aGTATGCATACACGCTGAACATAGATGAGAAAAGCGACGTGTATAGCTTTGGAGTGGTGCTATTGGAGCTGATAACAGGGAGAAGGCCAGTGGGGAATTTCGGAGAAGAAGGATTGGACATCGTACAATGGGTGAAAAGGGAAACAAATTGGAGCAAAGAAGGGGTGGTGAAAATCTTGGATGAGAGGCTAAAAAATGTTGCAATTGGAGAAGCCATGCAAGTATTTTTTGTAGCAATGCTGTGTGTTGAAGAGTACAGCGTTGAGAGGCCCACCATGCGGGAAGTAGTCCAGATGCTTTCTCAAGCTAAACAACCAAATACTTTCCAAATCCAATGA